tcttatttggaattgaagattttttgtttattataaGATACAATTATGGTTTCGATAACTTTATCGATTTTAGTTTccatgttgttgatgatttcAGTGCCACGGTCGGGGCGTGCCCAAAGTATGAGCTGCTTCTATGAAATAGAAAGATCCATACTAAATTATGCACTTATTATTGCAGTTGCAACAATCGTCGACACatcaaaatgtttttttcaaaCCAACTACTACGATTGTCTTGATGCAGATGAACAATGTGCTTGGTGTACCGATGAAGTAAGTTTTCAAATACAATGCACCACATGTTTGCTATTTAAATGATTCACGGAGTAGataaaaaaactgaaatatGATAGTTACGATCAGCTGCGTAAAGTAACTTTATTTTAAACCAATTCATTTCATGACAATCTAAATGtcgttgtttaattaaatatgtGATATCTTATGTGGTCTGTGGCTGTATGTTCGCTACTTTATGGTTCACTGCACAGATACTGTAATGGATCGGTGTGCGTTTGTGACTAATGTATGGGataaaaagtgataaaaagAGTGCTTTAGGCATCCAAATTTCACCGCATTGTATTTGTATTGAATTCTGTTATGTAGTGTGTCATCTTTATCGGAGTGCCTTACTGAGGGTTTTAACCATCCAGAATATTAGTTATATATAACAGTATACTATTAGTATAAAATTAGTTTGAATTATTCAAACCATAACATCAAACAAATGCTTGAGATTAGCGCTAGGGAAGATTTTGAAACATCAGATGGCAGTGCTCAACAATATCCTTCCACGAATGCACTTATTTTTCCAGCTGTATGAAATGCGTAAATATCGTTGTATGCACGAGGAAAAACTGTTGGCTTCGAACTGTAGTGCATCGAAAATTCTGACCAACGATAATTACCAGTTCATCGAAACACTTCTTAACGAACCACACAGAGATTTCGATGAAAAAATGCAAGCCATTCAAATAAGTCCACAAAAAGTAAGGTTTGTCCTCGGAAAGTGTATGTAAAAATATATGTTTTATACAGTGAGAATAAAGCAAATTATGATAAAGTATTTGTCATATTTCAGTGGCTGCCAGAACGGTCACCGTTACGTATAAGCCAGCGAAAAATTATCCACTTGACATGTACTATCTTATGGATTTAACCTGGTCTATGCGAGACGACAAAGCAAATCTGGAAAAAATGGGCAGTGAATTAGCTTTAGCTTTGGCAAACCTCACTGCTAATTACAGGCTGGGCTTTGGAAGCTTTGCTGATAAACCCGCTATGCCATTCATACAATCTGAACCGCACCGATTGGCAAATCCGTGCTATTCAGAAAACGAACAATGCGAGCCAACATATGGATTTCGTCACCGTTTAAGAATCTCAAGCGATATTGATAGCTTTATCGAGCAGGTGAAGCAGAGCAATGTCACCGGTAACATCGATAACTTGGAGGCTGGACTTGATGCGCTCATGCAGGTACTGGTTTGCGAAAAGCAAATCGGCTGGGGATCGAACACACGGAAGATAGTCGTCATCGCGACCGATAGCTTATTGCACATGGCGGGCGATGGATTGCTAGCAGGAATCATACGAGACAACGATAAGCAATGTCATTTATCCGACGATGGGAACTTTGTTCAGGAGTTGCAGTATGATTACCCATCGTTGGAACAGATATGGCGTGTTctagaaaaaacgaaaacggccGTGATTTTTGCAGTAACAGACGAGAAGCAAACCTACTACAAACGTTTAAGTGCACTTGTTCCAGAGTTTACGAGTGTTGGTCAACTACAGGACGATTCTTCCAACATCATTCAGTTAGTGAAGGATGGGTATCGTGAGTTTGTAAACCGAATAATGTTTACTGACGATGCTCCTGATtacattcaattaaaatacTTGACCGATTGCGGAGGAATGTATGAAACCCCTCAACCCATTTATCGTTGTAGTAACATAGAAACTGGGAAGGAATATAATATTGATGTTGAAGTGCGCCTTTTGGATTACCCCAAGGACCCATCGATTTCAGTAAGTGATTGTTTCGGATTCCAAACGGATTCTGAGATTGTTTCAACATTTATATTATATCTACTTCTTGGTTTATACTTGCAAGGAACTAACGATTCACATCGAAGAGAAGTTGATTAGCAATGAAGCAATAGAattacaaattcaattaaGATCCAACTGCACCAAACATAAGATGGTGGCAAGTGAGTTGTGTAACTATCAAGGCGATTTCGTTTGTGGTTTATGCCAATGCTATACTGGATGGTAGGAATACCtgtaattattatttttactgTATAGCGTTTCAAAGTGTTTTGAGTCTTTTAGGATTGGCAAAACCTGTGAGTGCAATCTGCAGAATTCCTTAAATCGCAAAGAGCTGCTAAAGCAGTGTGTCGCGCCCAGCAGTATGGACGATCTAGGAGATGAAATAGCTTGCTCCGACCGCGGTGAATGTTTGTGTGGACAATGTTTCTGTGAAGCTCCTTTTGATGGAGAGTATTGTGAGTGTACTAGCTGCACAGAGTAAGTGTTGGGTATGAATGGTTTAAGCCCAGGTACTATATTTTGTATCCAAATGTACGGTATATTGCAAATGTAAATGTTGCAGGCTGAATGGCGTGTCCTGCGGAGGTCCAGAAcgtggtgtttgtgtttgcggcAAATGTAGCTGCTATAATTCGTGGAGCGGGGATAACTGCGACTGCTCCACCGACACAAGCACGTGTAAAGCACCTTTGAGTGACGAAATTTGCTCGGGCCACGGTACTTGCGACTGCGGTATATGTCACTGTAATGAATCATTTCATGGAAATTATTGTGAAACGAAGTACGGAGAGCAGTCTCCGATGTGTTTGAGTTTCGAGGAATGCGTTAGATGCGTGGTACAAGAAAAGCATGATAAGCAATGCGAGGACAAAGAAGCACGGTGTCGCCAAAATGACTATTTTTATCAGGTGCACTTCTCGAGTAATGTAGATGGTAAGCTGCTCGATGCTTGGTTGAGGCAAATTAACTGTTTACAATTTAACAGcctttttactttcatttttaGAGTCACACCAATGCGTGTTTAGATACAAAGTTGACGAACGTGTTTGCGATTACAATTATTCGTACGAGAGTATCGGGAAATATCAAACGCTGATCAAAATACAAGATGTACAATGTAAGGGAGTAGTATCAGCCGGAATATACGTGTCTTTTATTGTATTGCTCGTTTTTGTCGTTGGCGTTCTTGGTGTGTTAGCCTACCGACTGAAAACTTGGTATGAAGACAAGGCCATATTTGCCAAattcgaaaaagagagagcacagGAAACGGAATATCGTGAATTAAGCCCAATTTATAGATCTCCGATCAGCAGTTTTCAAGTACCCCcagaaatggaaacaacaGTACTATAATAAAATATCATTTAAACACTACATCACTATAATACGATACCATTAGAAAATATGAACACCATTGCATAGTTGTCGAAGTGGGTATACTTATAGCTATAGCGCTCTGCGCTCAGCAACTTGAAACAAATATTAcaataaaacgaaacactAACTATCTTCCTGAATGACTCCGAATCCATTCAATCCTTTCTATCTTGACCCGCGGCAAACATGTAAAAATTAACAGACATTTTCCAATTATGCATCTCTTTTTatcactatttgccaggtagccgcGTCGAGTTTTTagaaaaattgttgatactttttttttgaataattaaatataaaataatttaaatgtaaaactcgctttttgaggcaacatatcagaaaaagcataactttttcaacttaaaaaatctgtcaaaaatcgaaaagaagaaattcaacaaaatctcgacggcactacctggataaacttataatctaataaaaacatattgatttgtatatttctgatgacccggcacgtggttACGATGGGTACCTCCAAAactacatttttgcaaactcgcCTTTCTATATTGGATGCCATAAACGTAGTTTTTAATAAATCTTTCCCAAAATATAACCAAATACTTTTGAAaaattgtagtttaatatgacatattttttaaaaaataaattggaatGGTTTCTCCACTGTAAATCGCCAAAAATgacccttttttgacccgaactaccccaagcccccccccccccccaccccctccctcaaaCGCTCGCTTTGAGCTATATTTGGACAAGCAAGCCAATATATCGGCGTGTGTTCAATCAAAAACAGAATCTAAAATAttatctttaatttttcaactGAACATTTCTTAAAAATTCTCATATTCGTGAGAACTTCGTGAGAAACCACAAAAGTAACCGAAATAACTCCACCGCATTTCAAATATTACGCCACAATTTACTTTTGACCCTACACCACATCTGCGCATCTGCCGCATCCGCAGGCTGTCTGAAGGGTTCCATTGGATCACGTGCTTTACAGGCTTTAAGCAGCATACCTcttgtgagtgtgagtgtagTGTTTCAAAACTGTAAACAACCGCTCGCGCCGTGAATacataaaatagaaaaagtgGGAAATTCTTCAAATTTTTAATAACTTCGTGCGTGATAAGAACAAATTCCA
The sequence above is a segment of the Anopheles darlingi chromosome 2, idAnoDarlMG_H_01, whole genome shotgun sequence genome. Coding sequences within it:
- the LOC125950853 gene encoding integrin beta-nu isoform X2; the protein is MAARTVTVTYKPAKNYPLDMYYLMDLTWSMRDDKANLEKMGSELALALANLTANYRLGFGSFADKPAMPFIQSEPHRLANPCYSENEQCEPTYGFRHRLRISSDIDSFIEQVKQSNVTGNIDNLEAGLDALMQVLVCEKQIGWGSNTRKIVVIATDSLLHMAGDGLLAGIIRDNDKQCHLSDDGNFVQELQYDYPSLEQIWRVLEKTKTAVIFAVTDEKQTYYKRLSALVPEFTSVGQLQDDSSNIIQLVKDGYREFVNRIMFTDDAPDYIQLKYLTDCGGMYETPQPIYRCSNIETGKEYNIDVEVRLLDYPKDPSISELTIHIEEKLISNEAIELQIQLRSNCTKHKMVASELCNYQGDFVCGLCQCYTGWIGKTCECNLQNSLNRKELLKQCVAPSSMDDLGDEIACSDRGECLCGQCFCEAPFDGEYCECTSCTELNGVSCGGPERGVCVCGKCSCYNSWSGDNCDCSTDTSTCKAPLSDEICSGHGTCDCGICHCNESFHGNYCETKYGEQSPMCLSFEECVRCVVQEKHDKQCEDKEARCRQNDYFYQVHFSSNVDESHQCVFRYKVDERVCDYNYSYESIGKYQTLIKIQDVQCKGVVSAGIYVSFIVLLVFVVGVLGVLAYRLKTWYEDKAIFAKFEKERAQETEYRELSPIYRSPISSFQVPPEMETTVL
- the LOC125950853 gene encoding integrin beta-nu isoform X1, yielding MVSITLSILVSMLLMISVPRSGRAQIATIVDTSKCFFQTNYYDCLDADEQCAWCTDELYEMRKYRCMHEEKLLASNCSASKILTNDNYQFIETLLNEPHRDFDEKMQAIQISPQKVRFVLGKLAARTVTVTYKPAKNYPLDMYYLMDLTWSMRDDKANLEKMGSELALALANLTANYRLGFGSFADKPAMPFIQSEPHRLANPCYSENEQCEPTYGFRHRLRISSDIDSFIEQVKQSNVTGNIDNLEAGLDALMQVLVCEKQIGWGSNTRKIVVIATDSLLHMAGDGLLAGIIRDNDKQCHLSDDGNFVQELQYDYPSLEQIWRVLEKTKTAVIFAVTDEKQTYYKRLSALVPEFTSVGQLQDDSSNIIQLVKDGYREFVNRIMFTDDAPDYIQLKYLTDCGGMYETPQPIYRCSNIETGKEYNIDVEVRLLDYPKDPSISELTIHIEEKLISNEAIELQIQLRSNCTKHKMVASELCNYQGDFVCGLCQCYTGWIGKTCECNLQNSLNRKELLKQCVAPSSMDDLGDEIACSDRGECLCGQCFCEAPFDGEYCECTSCTELNGVSCGGPERGVCVCGKCSCYNSWSGDNCDCSTDTSTCKAPLSDEICSGHGTCDCGICHCNESFHGNYCETKYGEQSPMCLSFEECVRCVVQEKHDKQCEDKEARCRQNDYFYQVHFSSNVDESHQCVFRYKVDERVCDYNYSYESIGKYQTLIKIQDVQCKGVVSAGIYVSFIVLLVFVVGVLGVLAYRLKTWYEDKAIFAKFEKERAQETEYRELSPIYRSPISSFQVPPEMETTVL